From a single Agrobacterium tumefaciens genomic region:
- a CDS encoding ABC transporter ATP-binding protein — MLRRFFAYYRPYRGLFILDFSCAVLSGVLELGFPMAVKAFVDVLLPGGEWAIILAASVGLLVIYVLNTGLMATVTYWGHMLGINIETDMRRLAFDHLQKLSFRYFDNQKTGHLVGRLTKDLEEIGEVAHHGPEDLFIAIMTFIGAFLLMMSVNVQLALITAAVVPVTAWVTSRYGGRMTQNFRALYGRVGDFNARIEENVGGMRVVQAFANEDHERALFEKDNQKYRRTKLDAYKIMAASTSLSYMSMRLTQMIVMICGAWFVLTGSLTEGGFVGFLLLVGVFFRPVEKINSVIETYPKGIAGFRRFTELLDTAPDIVDAPDAIEAPALSGSIEYRHVGFAYAEGKQVLRNIDLKISAGETVAFVGPSGAGKTTLCSLLPRFYDVTSGAITIDGIDIRKMKLASLRNQIGIVQQDVFLFGGTIRENIEYGRLGASDEEIMDAARRARLDGVIEAMPLGLDTVIGERGVKLSGGQKQRLAIARMFLKNPPILILDEATSALDTETERAIQQSLTELAKGRTTLVIAHRLATIRDASRIVVVDQTGIAETGAHAELLAAKGHYSRLHEAQFSGHLAGLS; from the coding sequence ATGCTTCGCCGTTTCTTCGCCTATTATCGTCCCTATCGCGGTCTCTTCATCCTCGACTTTTCCTGCGCGGTCTTGTCGGGCGTGCTTGAACTCGGTTTTCCGATGGCGGTGAAGGCCTTTGTCGATGTGCTTTTGCCGGGCGGCGAATGGGCGATTATCCTTGCTGCGTCTGTCGGTCTGCTGGTCATCTACGTGCTGAATACGGGGCTGATGGCGACGGTCACCTATTGGGGACACATGCTCGGCATCAATATCGAGACCGACATGCGGCGTCTGGCCTTCGATCACCTGCAAAAGCTCTCCTTCCGTTATTTCGACAACCAGAAGACCGGCCATCTGGTCGGGCGGCTGACCAAGGATCTGGAAGAGATCGGCGAGGTGGCCCACCACGGACCCGAGGATCTGTTCATCGCCATCATGACCTTCATCGGCGCGTTCCTGCTGATGATGTCGGTCAATGTGCAGCTGGCGCTCATCACCGCCGCCGTCGTGCCCGTCACCGCCTGGGTGACAAGCCGTTACGGCGGCCGCATGACGCAGAATTTTCGCGCGCTCTACGGCCGTGTCGGTGATTTCAATGCCCGTATCGAGGAAAACGTTGGCGGCATGCGGGTGGTGCAGGCCTTCGCCAACGAAGACCATGAGCGGGCGCTGTTCGAGAAGGACAACCAGAAATACCGCCGCACCAAGCTCGACGCTTACAAGATCATGGCGGCCAGCACCTCGCTGAGCTACATGAGCATGCGGCTGACGCAGATGATCGTGATGATCTGCGGCGCCTGGTTCGTGCTGACGGGCAGTCTGACGGAAGGCGGCTTTGTCGGTTTCCTGCTGCTGGTCGGCGTGTTTTTCCGCCCGGTCGAGAAAATCAATTCGGTCATCGAGACCTATCCGAAGGGTATTGCCGGTTTCCGCCGTTTCACCGAGCTTCTGGACACGGCGCCTGATATCGTCGATGCGCCCGACGCAATCGAGGCGCCGGCACTTTCCGGCAGCATCGAATATCGCCATGTCGGTTTCGCTTATGCCGAGGGCAAGCAGGTTCTGCGCAATATCGACCTCAAGATCAGCGCCGGTGAGACGGTTGCCTTTGTCGGTCCTTCGGGCGCGGGCAAGACGACGCTCTGCTCACTGCTGCCGCGTTTTTATGATGTTACCAGCGGTGCGATCACCATTGACGGCATCGATATCAGAAAAATGAAACTTGCCTCGCTGCGCAACCAGATCGGCATCGTGCAGCAGGATGTATTCCTTTTCGGCGGCACGATCCGCGAGAATATCGAATATGGCCGGCTTGGCGCTTCCGACGAGGAGATCATGGATGCGGCGCGGCGTGCGCGGCTGGATGGCGTGATCGAGGCCATGCCGCTCGGGCTCGACACCGTTATCGGCGAGCGCGGCGTCAAATTGTCCGGTGGGCAGAAGCAGCGTCTTGCCATTGCCCGAATGTTCCTCAAGAACCCGCCGATCCTCATTCTGGACGAAGCGACCTCGGCGCTCGATACGGAAACGGAGCGGGCCATCCAGCAATCGCTGACGGAACTTGCCAAAGGTCGCACGACACTCGTCATCGCCCACCGGCTGGCAACGATCCGTGATGCCTCGCGCATTGTGGTGGTCGACCAGACCGGCATTGCCGAAACCGGCGCCCATGCCGAACTTCTGGCCGCCAAGGGCCATTACAGCCGGCTGCATGAGGCGCAGTTCAGCGGGCATCTTGCGGGCCTCAGCTGA
- a CDS encoding AI-2E family transporter: MSNNDSRKQSGEPRWLGPASPTRIALIPPISAARWLLVLVALAGTYFFHGFLVPVLAALVIGFASWPVYTRLLRQVGGNTTLGASIAIVLILTFLVVPIFIAASYTASEIREWFGWAVHVNKAGAPVPDWIAALPGVGPWLGEQWVKYIGTPGAIGEVIQLVSGANIGNIYRAILAAGNGAFHLVLTLLFMLIALFFVYRNGAGFSRQVDLVGERILPTRWERISRVVPATISSTVTGMTLIAIGEGIILGIAYWIAGVPSPVTLGVLTGVMALIPGGAPLSFTLVSIYLVASGSPAYGLALFVWGSVELFIVDKTIRPKLVGGPIKLPFLPTFFGLVGGVKTMGFLGLFIGPVLMALLVAIWREWVREVEISAAVSAETPPSPPTQDDPVADAISREDESDETTAFRKAAF; the protein is encoded by the coding sequence GTGAGTAACAATGACAGTCGTAAGCAGAGTGGCGAACCGAGATGGCTTGGCCCCGCCAGTCCGACGCGGATCGCCCTGATCCCGCCCATCTCGGCTGCGCGCTGGCTGCTCGTTCTCGTTGCCCTTGCGGGCACCTATTTCTTCCACGGCTTTCTGGTTCCGGTTCTTGCCGCCCTCGTCATCGGTTTTGCCAGCTGGCCGGTCTATACGCGGCTTCTGCGACAGGTGGGCGGCAACACCACACTCGGCGCATCCATCGCCATCGTCCTCATCCTTACCTTTCTCGTGGTGCCGATCTTTATCGCCGCCTCCTATACGGCAAGCGAAATCCGCGAATGGTTCGGCTGGGCGGTGCACGTCAACAAGGCGGGCGCACCCGTGCCGGACTGGATCGCCGCGCTGCCCGGCGTCGGCCCGTGGCTCGGCGAACAATGGGTGAAGTATATCGGCACGCCGGGCGCCATCGGTGAAGTCATACAGCTCGTCAGCGGCGCCAATATCGGCAATATCTATAGGGCGATCCTGGCCGCCGGCAACGGCGCTTTCCACCTTGTCCTCACCCTGCTGTTCATGCTGATCGCGCTGTTCTTCGTGTATCGCAACGGCGCCGGCTTCTCCCGCCAGGTCGATCTCGTGGGTGAGCGCATCCTGCCGACGCGCTGGGAGCGCATCTCCCGCGTCGTGCCCGCCACCATCAGCTCCACCGTCACAGGCATGACGCTGATCGCCATCGGCGAAGGCATCATCCTCGGCATCGCCTACTGGATTGCCGGCGTGCCCTCGCCCGTCACGCTCGGCGTGCTCACCGGCGTCATGGCGCTCATTCCGGGCGGCGCGCCGCTCTCATTTACGCTGGTGTCGATCTATCTGGTCGCCAGCGGCTCCCCGGCTTACGGTCTGGCGCTGTTCGTCTGGGGTTCGGTCGAGCTTTTCATCGTCGACAAGACCATCCGCCCGAAGCTCGTCGGCGGGCCTATAAAACTGCCTTTCCTGCCGACCTTTTTCGGCCTCGTCGGCGGCGTCAAGACCATGGGTTTCCTCGGTCTGTTCATCGGCCCAGTGCTGATGGCGCTGCTGGTGGCAATCTGGCGCGAATGGGTGCGTGAAGTGGAAATCTCCGCCGCCGTAAGCGCCGAGACCCCGCCCTCGCCGCCCACCCAGGACGACCCGGTCGCGGATGCCATCTCGCGTGAAGACGAAAGCGATGAAACGACGGCGTTTCGAAAAGCGGCATTTTGA